A window from Dioscorea cayenensis subsp. rotundata cultivar TDr96_F1 chromosome 10, TDr96_F1_v2_PseudoChromosome.rev07_lg8_w22 25.fasta, whole genome shotgun sequence encodes these proteins:
- the LOC120270647 gene encoding la-related protein 6B-like: MAQELADQALEFSSDPSASEHAAAVEPALLRTTSSSRLNARAPEFVPRAAAPMVKIPHQPAMIHVFHGHPSSPGFVGPVVNHGGFEYFGGGFGGEQEAVQSAAVPDPDHTLAGPPPPPPVRDGLSDEVVQKITKQVEYYFSDINLATTEHLMRFISKDPEGYVPMSVIGSFKKIKALVHNNALLASALRSSSKLVVSDDGKKVRRQQPFTEKDVEELQARIVVAENLPEDHCYQSLMKIFSSVGSVRTIRTCYPQTPNGTIVPNNRSAKVEMLFGNKLHAFVEYESIDDAEKAVAELNDGRNWRSGLRVRLLHRCMNKLGLGRGRKGMHEGDLDGEEDVSTSNQPHERMSDDISHPSEVSHEHLSEETNDKEGVNRRGKGRGWGGRGRGRGQHHNNHKTGGHAVGTPPNHLIHSEQPASAKQPPGPRMPDGTRGFTMGRGKPLSTPISG; encoded by the exons ATGGCCCAGGAGCTCGCCGATCAAGCCCTGGAGTTCTCCTCCGACCCCTCTGCATCAGAGCATGCTGCTGCTGTGGAGCCTGCGCTCCTGCGGACGACGTCCTCAAGCCGCCTTAACGCTCGGGCACCGGAGTTTGTTCCTCGTGCTGCGGCACCGATGGTGAAAATCCCGCATCAGCCGGCGATGATCCATGTGTTCCATGGGCATCCGTCGAGTCCCGGGTTTGTTGGACCTGTGGTGAATCACGGGGGTTTTGAGTATTTTGGGGGAGGGTTTGGTGGGGAGCAGGAGGCTGTGCAGTCAGCGGCAGTGCCTGATCCGGATCACACTCTGGCTGGGCCTCCGCCACCTCCGCCTGTGAGGGATGGGCTTTCGGATGAAGTTGTTCAGAAGATCACTAAGCAG GTGGAATATTATTTCAGTGACATAAATTTGGCAACCACGGAGCATTTGATGAGATTCATCAGTAAAGATCCTGAGGGTTATG TTCCAATGTCTGTAATTGGATCTTTTAAGAAGATAAAAGCATTGGTTCACAATAATGCCCTGCTTGCTTCTGCCCTCCGCTCATCATCAAAACTT GTTGTCAGTGATGATGGAAAGAAAGTTAGGCGGCAACAACCATTCACTGAGAAAGATGTGGAAGAATTGCAG GCACGCATTGTTGTTGCTGAAAATCTCCCCGAGGATCACTGTTACCAGAGCCTTATGAAGATTTTCTCTTCTGTGGGAAG CGTGAGGACAATTCGAACATGTTACCCGCAGACCCCAAACGGCACAATTGTTCCAAATAATCGATCAGCAAAAGTGGAAATGCTTTTTGGTAATAAG CTGCATGCCTTTGTGGAGTATGAATCCATTGATGATGCAGAGAAAGCA GTTGCTGAACTCAATGATGGGAGGAACTGGAGAAGTGGGCTCAGAGTTCGTTTATTGCATAGATGCATG AATAAGCTAGGGCTGGGTCGAGGAAGAAAGGGAATGCATGAGGGTGATTTGGATGGAGAGGAGGATGTTTCCACATCTAACCAACCACATGAAAGAATGAGTGATGATATCTCTCATCCTTCAGAGGTGTCACATGAGCATCTG AGTGAGGAAACCAATGACAAGGAAGGGGTGAATAGACGAGGGAAGGGCCGTGGTTGGGGAGGAAGGGGGCGGGGACGAGGGCAGCATCACAACAATCACAAGACTGGAGGCCACGCAGTTGGCACTCCTCCTAACCATTTAATTCATTCTGAGCAGCCAGCTTCCGCCAAGCAACCTCCAGGGCCACGCATGCCTGATGGCACACGGGGATTCACTATGGGCCGAGGGAAGCCCCTTTCCACTCCTATCAGTGGTTGA
- the LOC120270207 gene encoding protein BEARSKIN2 has translation MASSSSSGSGVPPGFRFHPTDEELLLYYLKKKIAYEKFDLEVIRDVDLNKMEPWDLQERCRIGSTPQNEWYFFSHKDRKYPTGSRTNRATTAGFWKATGRDKCIRTTYKKIGMRKTLVFYRGRAPHGQKTDWIMHEYRLEDSDDPQNIISSEDGWVVCRVFKKKCFFKIGSQGIESHTQESHMNTKGSHELSRGLTLGEAEYQNLHPNHYPTNLYKSETALHYWQMPTNTYSFHGQAQDLLQNHRPPSGAYDFSGLPNVDACDGIQQVEGERDQTANEWAVLDGVDGRFGSSSGTAVQQMDLWGYGK, from the exons atggcttcttcttcttcgtcggGTTCCGGCGTGCCTCCGGGGTTTCGGTTTCATCCTACTGATGAAGAGCTCCTTCTTTATTACCTCAAGAAGAAGATCGCTTATGAGAAGTTTGATTTGGAGGTCATTAGAGATGTTGATTTGAATAAGATGGAACCATGGGACTTACAAG AGAGATGTAGGATTGGATCGACTCCTCAAAATGAGTGGTACTTCTTTAGTCACAAGGATCGAAAATACCCAACTGGCTCTCGAACCAACCGTGCCACCACAGCTGGTTTCTGGAAGGCAACCGGAAGGGACAAGTGCATCAGAACTACTTACAAAAAGATCGGCATGCGAAAAACCCTAGTCTTCTATCGAGGTCGTGCTCCTCATGGTCAAAAGACCGATTGGATCATGCATGAGTATCGCCTCGAAGACTCTGATGATCCTCAAAACATCATCTCTTCG GAGGATGGATGGGTGGTATGCCgcgtttttaaaaagaaatgtttCTTCAAAATAGGAAGCCAAGGAATTGAGAGTCATACCCAAGAAAGCCATATGAATACAAAAGGGAGTCATGAGCTTTCTCGAGGTTTAACTCTTGGAGAAGCCGAGTATCAAAATCTCCATCCCAATCATTACCCGACTAATCTCTACAAATCAGAGACGGCATTGCACTATTGGCAAATGCCAACAAACACTTATAGCTTCCATGGACAAGCTCAAGACCTTCTCCAAAACCATCGTCCGCCAAGCGGTGCCTATGACTTCTCCGGCCTCCCTAATGTTGATGCTTGTGATGGAATTCAACAAGTTGAAGGTGAAAGAGACCAGACGGCAAATGAGTGGGCAGTGCTCGACGGTGTTGATGGGAGATTCGGGAGCTCCTCTGGCACGGCAGTGCAGCAAATGGACTTATGGGGTTatggaaaataa